The following nucleotide sequence is from Catonella massiliensis.
ATTCATCGAGATAGTTGAGAAGATGAAGCAGTCTTCTTCTGAGCTTAGTGCTTCCTGCAACAGCTTCTTAGAGAAAGCTGAGAAGGTAAGCCACTCATCAGAAGAGATTGCAAAGACTCTTGAAGAAGTTGCACAGGGTGTTACATCTCAGGCTGAGGATACTCAGGTTGGTGTAATTCAGGTACAGAACCTCAGTAACCTCATTGAACAAAACAGCACTAACCTTAAGATACTTGGTGATGCTTCAAACAATGCGGAGAATCTTAAGAATGAAGGTCTTGTTACTATGGAGGGACTTCTTAAGTCTACAGAGAACAGCAAGGCAATATCTAATGACATTAAGGAAGCTATTGACAATACACAGAGCTCAGTTGATGAGATTAAAGTTGCCGGTGAAATGATTCGTTCTATCGCTGAGCAGACCAACCTTCTTGCGCTTAATGCGGCTATTGAGGCTGCAAGAGCAGGTGAGGCAGGAAAGGGCTTTGCGGTTGTAGCTGAGGAAATCAGAAAGCTTGCTGAGAACTCAAGTAAGTTTACAGAGAATATCAACCAGTCAGTAAGCGAACTTTTAACAAGAACAGCTTATGCGGTTGAGAAGATAAATGAATCTACTGAAATTGTTGAGAATCAGTCACATAATGTAGATGAAGTTAGTGTACGCTTTGACGGTATATCTGATGCTATTACTGAGCTTAAGTCAGCTATGGACGAAATCGTAGCATCTAATAAGCAGTTCAGTGAGGCACAGGAGAAGCTGTACACAGTTATGGAAAATGCTTCTGCTCTTTCAGAAGAGAACTCTGCTTCAGCGGAAGAAATCTCAGCTTCTACACAGGAACAGGCTGCTACCTTTGAAGAGGTTAAGGATGAGAGCCAGGCTCTTATGGAACTCTCTAGAGACCTTGATGAGGTTATTCAGAAGTTTAAGTTGTAATTCTTATAAAAATGAAGTGGGTGCCGTAAGGTACCCACTTTTTTAACGCAAATAAACTTTTAGAACATATAAGCGGCGATATCAATATGGTGGCTTTTACGCTTATATAGCAATATTATTCAACCTCTAATATCACGCACTGATAAGGACTAAGCTTTATGGTGCTATCGTTTACAAATTCTACCTTCTTCATATTTGATAAGATATTAGTCTTGCATTTCTTTTCAAGCTTTACAGTTTTTTCTTCTTTCTCAAAATTGCCAAGTACAAGCAGGGTTTGTTTTTCGCCTTCTCTGTAAAATGCCATAAGATTATGCTCATTTTCAAGGTAAGGCACCACCTCTCCATAGACGATTGTATCCTTATATGCTTCATTTTTTCTAAGAGCAGTTAACTTCCTGTAGTAGTTAAGAACAGAGTTTTCATCATCTATCTGAGACTTTACATTGATTTTTTTGTATTTAGGGTTGACCATAAGCCAAGGAGTTCCTGTGGTAAATCCGGTATTGTCACTGTCATCCCACTGCATAGGAGTTCTTGCATTATCCCTGCTGAACTTCTTAACAGCATTAAATGCATCCTCTTTTGACAGACCTGCATCAAGTGCATTCTGATACTCACCTATAGAAGATATGTCATCTATTTCCTCCATACCTGTAAAATCACAGTTTTCCATACCTATTTCCTGCCCCTGATAGATGAAAGGAAGTCCCTTCATCATAAGCTGCATAGTTCCAAGAAGTTTCTTTGAGTCATCGTTTATATCACAGGTCTGAAGGAAATAACTGGCACCTCTTGGTAAATCGTGGTTTTCTATGATTGTAGAAATATAACCTAAATCATTTACTCTAGCTTGAGTTTCAAAGCAGCAGTTTCTATAGTCATCAGGTGTAATTGGCTTTGCAGCATACCACCCCTTGTCACTCTTGCCAAATCCTACCTCGTTAAAGTCAAACATAGTTGAAAAATGGCCGTCATCACCTATAAATATAGGGATATCCTCCGTTCTGTCTGTAAATACCTCTCCAACTGTAAATGCGTCGTGTTTATCAAAGGTATGTAGTCTAAGCTCATGAAGGTAGGTATCTACATTTTTTGCATCACCAAGCATCTTCGCACATATAACGGTGCCATCTTCCCTGTCGGGAGGATAGTTATAAGAGGTAAATGGAAGAGCCTTGCTTATATTCATTATGGCATCGACTCTAAAACCTGCAAGCCCCTTATCGAGCCACCAGTTAATCATTTTGTAGATTTCATCACGAAGCTTAGGGTTCTCCCAGTTTAAATCCGGTTGCTTTTTATGAAAGAGGTGAAGATAATATTTATCAGTTCCTTCAATCTTTTCCCAGGCACTTCCGCCAAAGTAGGAGCGCCAGTTATTTGGAGGGTTGCCATTTACTCCGTCTTCTATGAAAAAATATTTGGCATACTCACTATCCAGATCTGCCATAGCTTTCTTAAACCATTCGTGCTCGTCAGAACAGTGATTGATAACCAAGTCCATCAAGATGTACATATTTCTCTTCTTTGCCTCTACAAGCAATTCATCCATATCAGCCATGGTTCCAAATCTTGGATCTATATCATAGTAATCCGCTATATCATAGCCCTGGTCAGCAAGCGGAGAAGGATAGCAGGGTGAAAGCCATATGATGTCAACACCCAGCTCCTTAAGGTAATCAAGCTTGTTAATTACACCTCTTAAATCGCCTATTCCATTTCCTTTTGTATCCAAAAAGCTCTTTGGATATATTTGATATGCTACCTTTTCGTGCCACCATTTTTTCTTCATCTATACTCTCCTTTAATCATTATTTCGTCACCATTTGAATGTAATTATTCTGCAATCAGTCTTACACTATCCTGACACTTGTATAATATAACAAACTAAAGGCTATATCAATACTTAATAGAATTATTTGATTATCTAAGGGAATTGATATATACTATCTAAGTACGATAAAATTTAAGTTGATGTATAAAAGTGATGGAGATTAAGGAGCTTTCTTATGTATGAATTATATATTAAACAGAAGGTATTTAAGATAACTGACCACTATGAGGTTATGGATTCAAATCAAAATCCTGTCTATCGTGTAGATCAGGACTTCAGACTGGTAGGCAATACAGTACATGTTAGCAGGATGGACGGCAGTGAGGCCTTTGTTATCAATAAAAGGGTGCTTACAATAATGCCTAAGTATGATGTCGATTTTAGCAATGGGAAAACGGCATTTATTAAGCAAAAATTTACTTTTTTTATAAAGTCAATAGATATGTATTTTGATAATAAGTTACTTAGTCTCGATGGAAGCTTATGGGATTTGGATTTTAGAGTGTTTTCTGATAACAATGAGATTGGTAATATCAGTAGGAAAATTCTTGCTTGGGGGGATACCTATGTAATTAGCGTATTTGATCCTGAATTTGAAGAAGCCTTGCTGGCACTGACAATTGCGGTTGACAATATTAAGGATAATGAAGGAAACGGTTGATTGGAGAGTAAATGACAGAAAAAATATATCTGGTATCGCTTGGCTGCGATAAAAACCTTGTAGACTCAGAAATTATGCTT
It contains:
- a CDS encoding LURP-one-related/scramblase family protein, producing the protein MYELYIKQKVFKITDHYEVMDSNQNPVYRVDQDFRLVGNTVHVSRMDGSEAFVINKRVLTIMPKYDVDFSNGKTAFIKQKFTFFIKSIDMYFDNKLLSLDGSLWDLDFRVFSDNNEIGNISRKILAWGDTYVISVFDPEFEEALLALTIAVDNIKDNEGNG
- a CDS encoding alpha-glucosidase, which codes for MKKKWWHEKVAYQIYPKSFLDTKGNGIGDLRGVINKLDYLKELGVDIIWLSPCYPSPLADQGYDIADYYDIDPRFGTMADMDELLVEAKKRNMYILMDLVINHCSDEHEWFKKAMADLDSEYAKYFFIEDGVNGNPPNNWRSYFGGSAWEKIEGTDKYYLHLFHKKQPDLNWENPKLRDEIYKMINWWLDKGLAGFRVDAIMNISKALPFTSYNYPPDREDGTVICAKMLGDAKNVDTYLHELRLHTFDKHDAFTVGEVFTDRTEDIPIFIGDDGHFSTMFDFNEVGFGKSDKGWYAAKPITPDDYRNCCFETQARVNDLGYISTIIENHDLPRGASYFLQTCDINDDSKKLLGTMQLMMKGLPFIYQGQEIGMENCDFTGMEEIDDISSIGEYQNALDAGLSKEDAFNAVKKFSRDNARTPMQWDDSDNTGFTTGTPWLMVNPKYKKINVKSQIDDENSVLNYYRKLTALRKNEAYKDTIVYGEVVPYLENEHNLMAFYREGEKQTLLVLGNFEKEEKTVKLEKKCKTNILSNMKKVEFVNDSTIKLSPYQCVILEVE